A portion of the Stella humosa genome contains these proteins:
- a CDS encoding ligase-associated DNA damage response exonuclease codes for METVSGRPGTLRPEDWLMVRPEGLYCSPGDFFIDPTRPVPRAVVTHGHGDHARAGHGRVLATAETLAIMARRYGADFAASTQALAYGEGLAVGDARVRLAPAGHILGSAQAVLEHGGQRIVVSGDYKRRHDPTCPPFEPVPCDVFVTEATFALPVFRHPDDRHEVARLIDTHRRNPDRTLVVGVYALGKCQRLLCLLREAGYDRPVHIHGALEGLCDLYREHGIELGPLLPATVADKQALAGSIVLAPPGAIADRWARRLADPIVAMASGWMGVRQRARQRGVELPLVISDHADWDELLATLRDVGAPRVWVTHGREEALVHAARGMGIDARALALVGFEEDES; via the coding sequence ATGGAGACCGTATCCGGCCGCCCCGGCACCCTGCGTCCCGAGGACTGGCTCATGGTCCGGCCGGAGGGGCTTTACTGTTCCCCGGGGGACTTCTTCATCGATCCGACTCGGCCGGTGCCGCGCGCCGTCGTCACCCATGGCCACGGCGACCATGCGCGCGCCGGCCACGGCCGGGTGCTGGCGACGGCGGAGACGCTGGCGATCATGGCACGACGCTATGGCGCGGATTTCGCGGCCTCGACCCAGGCGCTGGCCTATGGCGAGGGGCTGGCGGTGGGGGACGCGCGCGTCCGGCTGGCGCCGGCGGGGCACATCCTGGGGTCGGCCCAGGCGGTGCTGGAGCATGGCGGTCAGCGCATCGTCGTATCGGGCGACTACAAGCGCCGGCACGACCCGACCTGCCCGCCGTTCGAGCCGGTGCCCTGCGACGTCTTCGTCACCGAGGCCACCTTCGCCCTGCCGGTGTTCCGCCACCCCGACGACCGCCACGAGGTGGCGCGCCTGATCGACACCCACCGCCGCAATCCCGACCGCACGCTGGTGGTCGGCGTCTATGCCCTGGGCAAGTGCCAGCGGCTGCTGTGCCTGCTGCGCGAGGCCGGCTACGACCGGCCGGTGCACATCCATGGCGCGCTGGAGGGGCTGTGCGACCTCTATCGCGAGCATGGCATCGAACTGGGGCCGCTGCTGCCGGCGACGGTGGCCGACAAGCAGGCCCTGGCCGGGTCGATCGTGCTGGCCCCGCCGGGGGCCATCGCCGACCGCTGGGCCCGACGGCTGGCCGATCCGATCGTCGCCATGGCGTCGGGCTGGATGGGGGTGCGCCAGCGCGCCCGCCAGCGCGGCGTCGAGCTGCCGCTCGTAATCTCCGACCATGCCGACTGGGACGAGCTGCTGGCGACGCTCCGCGACGTCGGCGCGCCGCGCGTCTGGGTCACGCATGGGCGCGAGGAGGCGCTGGTCCATGCGGCCCGCGGCATGGGCATCGACGCCCGCGCCCTGGCGCTGGTCGGGTTCGAGGAAGACGAGTCGTGA
- a CDS encoding amidase: protein MVVSFGARPADAATESGGNQLHDIHRLSATDLVAAIAAGRLTATQAVEAALARIRALDGDLRAFALVDAEAALARAGELDRAQQAGRLAGPLHGVPFGVKDLVLTKGVETTFGSHTFAGNIPDWDNAAIARLKDAGAILLGKTTTPEFGHKALTNSPRHGWTVNPWDQSRSPGGSSGGAAVAVATGMGPVGVSTDGAGSARIPASACGILGLKPTLGLIPYDQATELFSNFIYLGIAARTAADVALMLSVMNGESARDPWSIGRPQRQYGVAADPVAGLSGLRVLHIPTMGNPEVDHDVARLMAASLDRLRDAGAIVTVFDEPFDWSKRTAYVMMRAYQRARLDYLLDRQEDRGRMDPSMVSALEEGRTMDLQEVQSAPMLRSEVFHRVQALFEQADLIVTPTVAAPPPRFDQGIDDPFFVNGKQGTLRGNWYCYTSPHNITGHPAISIPMGFTPDGLPAGFHAVGPWFGEQALIDLAAAFERMAPWADRWPVA, encoded by the coding sequence GTGGTGGTCTCCTTCGGCGCGCGGCCGGCAGATGCCGCCACCGAATCCGGGGGAAACCAGTTGCACGACATCCATCGCCTATCCGCGACCGACCTGGTCGCCGCCATCGCCGCCGGCCGGCTCACCGCGACCCAGGCGGTGGAAGCCGCGCTCGCCCGCATCCGGGCGCTCGACGGCGACCTGCGCGCCTTCGCGCTGGTCGATGCCGAGGCGGCACTGGCGCGCGCGGGCGAGTTGGACCGGGCGCAGCAGGCCGGCCGCCTGGCCGGGCCGCTGCACGGGGTGCCGTTCGGTGTGAAGGACCTGGTGCTGACCAAGGGGGTGGAGACGACCTTCGGCTCGCACACCTTCGCCGGCAACATCCCCGACTGGGACAATGCCGCCATTGCCCGTCTGAAGGACGCGGGCGCCATCCTGCTGGGCAAGACGACGACGCCGGAGTTCGGCCACAAGGCGCTGACCAACAGCCCGCGCCATGGCTGGACGGTCAACCCGTGGGACCAGTCCCGCTCGCCCGGCGGCTCCAGCGGCGGGGCGGCCGTCGCGGTCGCGACCGGCATGGGGCCGGTCGGCGTCAGCACCGACGGGGCGGGCTCGGCCCGTATCCCGGCATCGGCTTGCGGCATCCTCGGGCTGAAGCCGACGCTGGGCCTCATCCCCTACGACCAGGCGACGGAACTGTTCTCGAACTTCATCTATCTCGGCATCGCCGCGCGGACCGCGGCCGACGTCGCCCTGATGCTGTCGGTGATGAACGGCGAAAGCGCCCGGGACCCCTGGTCGATCGGCCGGCCGCAGCGGCAGTATGGGGTGGCGGCAGACCCGGTTGCCGGCCTGTCCGGCCTGCGCGTCCTCCACATCCCGACCATGGGCAATCCCGAGGTCGACCACGACGTCGCCCGGCTGATGGCGGCATCGCTCGACCGGCTGCGCGATGCCGGCGCCATCGTCACCGTCTTCGACGAGCCCTTCGACTGGTCCAAGCGCACCGCCTACGTGATGATGCGCGCCTACCAGCGCGCGCGCCTCGACTACCTGCTCGACCGGCAGGAAGACCGCGGCCGCATGGACCCCTCGATGGTGTCGGCGCTGGAAGAGGGTCGCACCATGGACCTGCAGGAGGTGCAGTCCGCGCCCATGCTGCGCAGCGAGGTGTTCCACCGCGTGCAGGCCCTGTTCGAGCAGGCCGACCTGATCGTCACGCCGACCGTGGCCGCCCCGCCGCCGCGCTTCGACCAGGGCATCGACGACCCGTTCTTCGTCAATGGCAAGCAGGGCACGCTGCGCGGCAACTGGTACTGCTACACCAGTCCGCACAACATCACCGGCCACCCGGCCATCAGCATCCCCATGGGCTTCACGCCGGACGGGCTGCCGGCCGGCTTCCACGCGGTGGGACCGTGGTTCGGCGAGCAGGCCCTGATCGACCTGGCCGCCGCCTTCGAGCGGATGGCGCCCTGGGCCGACCGCTGGCCGGTGGCGTAG
- a CDS encoding tetratricopeptide repeat-containing sulfotransferase family protein, which translates to MAEGNAQPDGRAFAHWHQAIERSNQLLAERKPKLALQVTQRALRDFPHNTELLRRHAKTAERLVSNDPDHATRYADIALEHYSQAARAEPANASTAAGLARLLDRRGDRDRARAVLLPHLDGSPPDRDVAMAFAALAPRFGEIERAIALIERAIGQRETSQLRHVQARLLDRAGRYDQSFAAAERANELVGRHYDETGFREGALATTVDAISAATPRTAMLAAGTARRRSDLPVFIVGMGRSGTTLVEQIISGHPQAAGAGERRALLNAVTSIAEATGTGFPSGLCRWPVDALDRVHDRYVAELQALAPGAIRISDKLPQNFLRLGVIQRLLPGARIIHTQRNPLDVCLSAYYQDQKIPAMEPWDLYRAGLCYRDYERMMAHWRSVLDVQVLDVQYENLVARPEVEARRIIAFLELPWDERCLAVEKNTRVVDTSNYEAVRRPIHSDAVGRWRHYEQQLTPLMRALGGRARDGSAIP; encoded by the coding sequence ATGGCTGAAGGCAATGCACAGCCGGACGGTCGCGCGTTCGCGCATTGGCATCAGGCGATCGAGCGCAGCAACCAACTGCTGGCGGAGCGCAAACCCAAACTCGCACTCCAGGTCACGCAGCGCGCGCTCAGGGATTTTCCGCATAACACGGAACTGCTGCGACGGCATGCCAAGACCGCCGAGCGGCTGGTTTCCAACGACCCGGACCATGCCACGCGCTATGCCGACATAGCGCTGGAGCACTATTCCCAGGCGGCGCGGGCCGAGCCAGCCAACGCCTCGACGGCCGCCGGCCTTGCCCGGCTGCTGGACCGAAGGGGCGATCGAGATCGGGCGCGTGCCGTCCTTCTGCCCCATCTCGACGGCTCTCCGCCGGACCGGGACGTGGCCATGGCCTTCGCCGCCCTGGCACCGCGCTTTGGCGAGATCGAGCGCGCAATTGCGCTGATCGAGCGCGCGATCGGCCAGCGCGAGACTTCACAGCTGCGCCACGTTCAGGCACGGCTACTGGATCGAGCGGGACGCTACGACCAATCCTTTGCCGCGGCGGAGCGCGCAAATGAGCTGGTAGGCAGACACTATGACGAGACCGGCTTCCGCGAGGGTGCCCTTGCCACCACGGTCGATGCGATCAGTGCGGCCACCCCGCGCACGGCCATGCTGGCGGCCGGCACGGCGAGGCGCCGGTCAGACCTGCCGGTCTTCATCGTCGGCATGGGCCGGTCCGGTACCACGCTGGTGGAACAGATCATCTCGGGCCATCCCCAGGCCGCCGGTGCCGGCGAGCGCCGCGCGCTGCTGAATGCGGTCACCAGCATTGCGGAGGCAACCGGGACCGGGTTTCCATCGGGCCTGTGCCGCTGGCCTGTGGACGCGCTCGACCGGGTCCATGACCGCTATGTCGCCGAGCTTCAGGCGCTGGCCCCCGGCGCCATCCGCATATCCGACAAGCTGCCGCAGAATTTCCTGCGACTGGGGGTCATCCAGCGGCTGCTGCCGGGCGCGCGCATCATCCACACCCAGCGCAACCCGCTCGACGTCTGCCTGTCGGCCTATTACCAGGACCAGAAGATCCCGGCGATGGAGCCCTGGGACCTGTACCGCGCCGGCCTCTGCTATCGCGACTACGAGCGCATGATGGCCCATTGGCGGTCCGTGCTCGACGTCCAGGTCCTTGATGTGCAGTACGAGAACCTGGTGGCGCGGCCGGAGGTCGAGGCACGCCGCATCATCGCCTTCCTGGAACTGCCGTGGGACGAGCGCTGCCTGGCGGTGGAGAAGAACACACGCGTCGTCGACACCTCCAACTACGAGGCCGTGCGCCGGCCAATCCACAGCGACGCCGTCGGCCGCTGGCGCCACTACGAGCAGCAGCTGACGCCCCTGATGCGCGCGCTCGGCGGACGCGCGCGAGACGGCAGCGCGATCCCCTAG
- a CDS encoding LysR family transcriptional regulator: protein MVTMRQLEAFCAVIDHQTVTEAARFMRLSQPAVSKLVAGLEQDTGLALFRRERRRLVPTEEGMILHRQAQDIFARLHDIGRLSEELRNLASGRLNVVTMMALGRTFLPDAMSSFLRERPAVMASLHIRSSRTVVDQIVAQQADLGFTMLPVEHPAVSARLLCRLRGVCVLPPGHRLCRSSAIDASDLAGERFVSFSMDSTMRRRVDRVFDAQGVARQLMVDAYISTAACSFVANGMGVSVVEPFTAWDFARQGLVEVRPFRPEVVFDFRMLQPANKPPALLVDAFATHVERALADHVRRTGAEFATCEPDADRPARGRGRTLPGPGGESAGKPDSDGKGRPMAPIRRG, encoded by the coding sequence ATGGTGACGATGCGCCAGCTCGAGGCGTTCTGCGCCGTCATCGACCACCAGACGGTGACCGAGGCGGCCCGCTTCATGCGCCTGTCGCAGCCGGCCGTCAGCAAGCTGGTGGCGGGGCTGGAGCAGGATACCGGGCTCGCCCTCTTCCGTCGCGAGCGGCGCCGGCTGGTGCCGACGGAGGAGGGGATGATCCTCCATCGCCAGGCCCAGGACATCTTCGCCCGCCTGCACGACATCGGCCGGCTGTCGGAGGAACTGCGCAACTTGGCCAGCGGGCGGCTCAACGTCGTCACCATGATGGCACTGGGGCGCACCTTCCTGCCCGACGCCATGTCGTCCTTCCTGCGCGAGCGGCCGGCGGTGATGGCCAGCCTGCATATCCGCAGCTCACGCACCGTGGTGGACCAGATCGTGGCCCAGCAGGCCGATCTCGGCTTCACCATGCTGCCGGTGGAGCATCCGGCCGTGTCGGCCCGGCTGCTGTGCCGGCTGCGCGGGGTCTGCGTCCTGCCACCCGGCCACCGGCTGTGCCGCAGCAGCGCCATCGACGCCAGCGACCTGGCGGGCGAGCGCTTCGTCTCCTTCAGCATGGACAGCACGATGCGCCGGCGAGTCGACCGGGTGTTCGACGCACAGGGCGTCGCCCGCCAGCTCATGGTCGACGCCTATATCTCGACCGCCGCCTGCAGCTTCGTCGCCAACGGCATGGGGGTATCGGTGGTCGAGCCCTTCACCGCCTGGGACTTCGCCCGCCAGGGCCTGGTCGAGGTCCGCCCGTTCCGGCCGGAGGTGGTGTTCGACTTCCGCATGCTGCAACCGGCGAACAAGCCGCCGGCCCTGCTCGTCGACGCGTTCGCCACCCATGTCGAGCGGGCGTTGGCCGACCATGTCCGGCGGACGGGGGCGGAGTTCGCCACCTGCGAGCCCGATGCCGACCGACCGGCGCGCGGTCGCGGCCGCACATTGCCCGGTCCAGGCGGGGAATCCGCCGGGAAGCCGGATTCTGACGGTAAAGGCCGGCCGATGGCGCCGATACGGCGCGGCTAA
- a CDS encoding isocitrate lyase/PEP mutase family protein, with amino-acid sequence MQDRGSGRRARVERFQALHARAGAFVIPNPWDAGSARILTALGFEALATTSAGLAFALGRRDGEGGISRDEVLENARAIVDATPLPVSADLEGGFGPSPADCATTIRLAAGVGLVGGSIEDTTADPGQPIVAFGLAVERVRAAVEAARALPEPFVVTARAENFLHARPDLADTIARLQAFEAAGADVLYAPGLPDLSAIRTVCAAVGRPVNVVMGLSGPRYSVAELAGAGVKRISVGGALARAALGAMVRAAEEMRDAGTFDWAADAMPFAAVTRLMAPRA; translated from the coding sequence ATGCAGGATCGCGGCAGCGGCCGGCGCGCGCGGGTGGAACGGTTCCAGGCGCTGCATGCGCGGGCCGGCGCCTTCGTCATTCCCAACCCGTGGGATGCCGGCTCGGCCCGCATCCTGACCGCGCTCGGCTTCGAGGCGCTGGCGACCACCAGCGCCGGGCTTGCCTTCGCGCTCGGCCGGCGGGACGGCGAGGGCGGCATCAGCCGCGACGAGGTGCTGGAGAACGCGCGTGCCATCGTCGATGCCACGCCATTGCCGGTCTCGGCCGACCTGGAGGGTGGCTTTGGCCCATCGCCGGCCGATTGCGCGACGACGATCCGGCTGGCGGCCGGCGTCGGCTTGGTCGGTGGCTCGATCGAGGACACGACCGCCGACCCGGGGCAGCCGATCGTCGCGTTTGGCCTTGCCGTGGAGCGGGTGCGGGCGGCCGTGGAGGCTGCGCGCGCCCTGCCGGAACCTTTCGTGGTGACGGCGCGGGCGGAGAATTTCCTGCATGCCCGGCCCGACCTGGCCGACACCATCGCCCGGTTGCAGGCGTTCGAGGCGGCCGGCGCCGACGTGCTCTATGCACCGGGGCTGCCGGACCTGTCGGCGATTCGCACCGTCTGTGCGGCGGTCGGCCGCCCGGTCAACGTCGTCATGGGCCTGTCCGGCCCCCGCTATTCCGTGGCCGAGCTGGCCGGGGCCGGGGTGAAGCGGATCAGCGTCGGCGGCGCGCTTGCCCGCGCGGCGCTGGGCGCCATGGTCCGCGCGGCCGAGGAGATGCGGGACGCCGGCACCTTCGACTGGGCGGCCGATGCCATGCCCTTCGCGGCGGTCACCCGCCTGATGGCGCCCCGGGCCTAG
- a CDS encoding cisplatin damage response ATP-dependent DNA ligase has protein sequence MNRFAELLDALVFTPSRNGKLRLLRDHFAEAGDPERGWALAALTGAIDLPTAKPAMVRALVAERVDPELFAWSYDFVGDLAETAALIWPAPPVLPALRNSPPLTLAAIVAELSAASRAEVPALVAGWLDTLDATGRWALLKLVTGGLRVGVSERLAKTAVAALAPPGGVTLDDVEEVWHGLVAPYEALFAWVEGRGERPDPAAAARFRPMMLSHPLEDADLEVLVPAEFAAEWKWDGIRVQIAATAGEKRLFSRTGEDVGGAFPDILAGIGFTGVLDGELLVVRDEAVAPFADLQQRLNRKAVGAKLLASHPAWIRLYDILLDGDEDVRALPFDQRRRRLEDWYALHRPARMDLSPLIPFRGWDELVEIRAGARAAAIEGLMLKRRGSPYLAGRPKGHWYKWKRDPLAVDCVLMYAQRGHGKRSSFYSDYTFGLWTEGNLVPVGKAYFGFTDEELQQLDRWVRNHTTRRYGPVREVEAGLVLEIVFDGVQRSTRHKSGLAMRFPRVSRIRWDKPAAEADRLEVLAAMLP, from the coding sequence GTGAACCGCTTCGCCGAACTGCTCGACGCGCTGGTCTTCACGCCGTCGCGCAACGGCAAGCTGCGGCTGCTGCGCGACCATTTCGCCGAGGCGGGCGACCCGGAGCGCGGCTGGGCGCTGGCGGCCCTGACCGGCGCCATCGACCTGCCGACGGCCAAGCCGGCCATGGTCCGTGCCCTGGTGGCCGAGCGCGTCGATCCCGAGCTGTTCGCGTGGTCCTACGACTTCGTGGGCGACCTGGCGGAGACTGCGGCCCTCATCTGGCCGGCGCCGCCGGTGCTGCCGGCCTTGCGCAACAGCCCGCCGCTGACCCTGGCCGCGATCGTGGCCGAGCTGTCGGCGGCGAGCCGGGCCGAGGTGCCGGCGCTGGTTGCCGGCTGGCTCGACACGCTGGATGCCACCGGCCGCTGGGCCTTGCTGAAGCTGGTGACGGGCGGGCTGCGCGTCGGCGTGTCGGAACGCCTGGCCAAGACCGCCGTCGCCGCCCTGGCGCCGCCGGGCGGCGTGACGCTGGACGATGTGGAGGAGGTGTGGCACGGCCTCGTCGCGCCCTACGAGGCCCTGTTCGCCTGGGTCGAGGGCAGGGGCGAGCGGCCCGACCCGGCGGCTGCCGCCCGCTTCCGGCCGATGATGCTGTCGCACCCGCTGGAGGACGCCGACCTGGAGGTCCTGGTCCCGGCGGAGTTCGCGGCGGAATGGAAATGGGACGGCATCCGCGTCCAGATCGCCGCCACGGCCGGGGAGAAGCGGCTCTTCTCGCGCACCGGCGAGGATGTCGGCGGCGCCTTCCCGGACATCCTGGCGGGGATCGGCTTCACCGGGGTGCTGGATGGCGAGCTGCTGGTGGTGCGGGACGAGGCGGTCGCGCCCTTCGCCGACCTGCAGCAACGGCTCAACCGCAAGGCGGTGGGCGCGAAGTTGCTGGCCAGCCATCCGGCCTGGATCCGGCTCTACGACATCCTGCTCGACGGCGACGAGGACGTGCGTGCGCTGCCGTTCGACCAGCGCCGCCGGCGGCTGGAGGACTGGTATGCGCTCCACCGCCCGGCGCGCATGGACCTGTCGCCGCTGATCCCTTTTCGCGGCTGGGACGAGCTGGTGGAAATCCGCGCCGGCGCGCGCGCGGCCGCCATCGAGGGGCTGATGCTGAAGCGCCGCGGCAGCCCCTATCTTGCCGGGCGGCCCAAGGGCCACTGGTACAAGTGGAAGCGCGATCCGCTCGCCGTCGACTGTGTGCTGATGTACGCCCAGCGCGGCCACGGCAAGCGCTCGTCCTTCTATTCGGACTACACCTTCGGGCTGTGGACGGAAGGCAACCTCGTCCCCGTCGGCAAGGCCTATTTCGGCTTCACCGACGAGGAGTTGCAGCAGCTCGACCGCTGGGTCCGCAACCACACCACCCGGCGCTACGGGCCGGTCCGCGAGGTCGAAGCGGGCCTGGTGCTGGAGATCGTCTTCGACGGCGTCCAGCGGTCGACACGGCACAAGTCCGGGTTGGCCATGCGCTTCCCCCGGGTCTCGCGCATCCGCTGGGACAAGCCCGCCGCCGAGGCCGACCGGCTGGAGGTCCTGGCGGCGATGCTGCCCTGA
- a CDS encoding HIT domain-containing protein has protein sequence MGTPTEDADAGRLRRGWAAAYGAASQTEPQSMFTLDPRLEGDTIPVIQLGLSTVLLMDEPAWPWLILVPMRADVRELTDLSADERQVLIEEIALAERVLARLHRPDKLNVGALGNMVPQLHIHVIARHTTDPAWPRPVWGAVERTRHPPAAAADMVAALRTAFAAEARSDG, from the coding sequence TTGGGAACCCCGACCGAAGATGCCGATGCCGGCCGGTTGCGCCGCGGCTGGGCCGCCGCCTATGGTGCGGCCAGCCAGACGGAACCCCAATCCATGTTCACGCTCGACCCGCGCCTCGAAGGCGATACGATTCCTGTCATCCAGCTTGGCCTGTCGACCGTCCTCCTGATGGACGAGCCGGCCTGGCCGTGGCTCATCCTGGTGCCGATGCGGGCCGACGTGCGCGAGCTGACCGACCTGTCCGCCGACGAACGGCAGGTGCTGATCGAGGAGATCGCGCTGGCCGAGCGGGTACTGGCGCGGCTCCACCGGCCGGACAAGCTGAATGTCGGGGCGCTCGGCAACATGGTGCCGCAGCTCCACATCCACGTCATCGCCCGACACACGACCGACCCGGCCTGGCCGCGTCCCGTCTGGGGGGCCGTGGAGCGCACGCGCCACCCGCCTGCGGCCGCGGCCGACATGGTAGCCGCATTGCGCACGGCCTTTGCCGCAGAGGCGCGGTCGGATGGCTGA
- the rfbC gene encoding dTDP-4-dehydrorhamnose 3,5-epimerase, whose amino-acid sequence MKLVLPDRRGDARGFFSEVFRRDVLAAGGIDAEFVQDNHSFSATVGTVRGLHFQTDPHAQGKLLRVTRGAILDVAVDIRRGSPTYGRHVAVTLSARDWNQLWIPSGFAHGFCTVEPDTEVLYKVTSYYSPAHDFGLRWDDPAIGIAWPVDAENAVLSDKDRRHPLLADLPAHFTYPAEAA is encoded by the coding sequence GTGAAGCTCGTGCTCCCCGACCGCCGGGGCGACGCACGCGGCTTCTTTTCCGAGGTCTTCCGGCGCGACGTCCTGGCCGCCGGCGGCATCGACGCCGAGTTCGTGCAGGACAACCATTCCTTCTCGGCGACGGTTGGAACGGTGCGCGGCCTGCACTTCCAGACCGACCCGCACGCCCAGGGCAAGCTGTTGCGCGTGACGCGCGGGGCGATCCTGGACGTGGCGGTCGACATCCGCCGGGGCTCGCCGACCTATGGCCGCCACGTCGCGGTCACGCTCAGCGCGCGCGACTGGAACCAGCTATGGATTCCGTCCGGCTTCGCGCACGGCTTCTGCACCGTCGAGCCCGACACCGAGGTTCTCTACAAGGTCACGTCCTACTATTCGCCGGCCCATGATTTCGGCCTGCGCTGGGACGATCCCGCCATCGGCATCGCCTGGCCGGTGGACGCCGAGAACGCGGTCCTGTCCGACAAGGACCGCCGCCACCCGCTGCTGGCCGACCTGCCCGCCCATTTCACCTACCCGGCCGAGGCCGCCTGA
- the rfbB gene encoding dTDP-glucose 4,6-dehydratase translates to MRIIVTGGAGFIGSAVIRLLVGQVGWEVVNVDKLTYAANLASLGDAAKSPLYRFERADICDRAAMARIFAEHKPDGVMHLAAESHVDRSIDGPGAFIETNIGGTFALLQETLGYWRSLDAAGQARFRFHHVSTDEVYGALGATGVFTEETAYAPNSPYSASKAASDHLVRAWHHTYGLPVVVSNCSNNYGPYQFPEKLIPLMIIKGLAGERLPVYGRGENVRDWLHVEDHARALHRVFEAGRIGENYNIGGDCERTNIAVVRTICALLDEMAPASPHRPHESLIGFVSDRPGHDLRYAIDAAKIERELGWKPVETFETGIRKTVEWYLANRPWWQAIQSGQYQGERLGLGA, encoded by the coding sequence ATGCGCATCATCGTCACCGGCGGTGCCGGCTTCATCGGTTCGGCCGTCATCCGGCTTCTCGTGGGGCAGGTGGGCTGGGAGGTGGTGAACGTCGACAAGCTGACCTATGCCGCCAACCTGGCGTCGCTGGGCGATGCCGCGAAGAGCCCGCTCTACCGCTTCGAGCGCGCCGACATCTGCGACCGGGCGGCGATGGCCCGCATCTTCGCCGAGCACAAGCCGGACGGCGTCATGCACCTGGCGGCCGAGAGCCATGTCGACCGCTCGATCGACGGGCCGGGCGCCTTCATCGAGACCAATATCGGCGGCACCTTCGCCCTGCTGCAGGAGACGCTGGGCTACTGGCGATCCTTGGATGCCGCGGGGCAGGCCCGCTTCCGGTTCCACCATGTCTCGACCGACGAGGTCTATGGCGCCCTGGGTGCTACCGGGGTCTTCACCGAGGAGACCGCCTACGCCCCCAACTCGCCCTATTCGGCCAGCAAGGCCGCGTCCGACCATCTGGTCCGCGCCTGGCACCACACCTACGGGCTGCCGGTCGTGGTCAGCAACTGCTCCAACAACTACGGCCCCTACCAGTTTCCCGAGAAGCTGATCCCGCTGATGATCATCAAGGGACTGGCGGGCGAGCGGCTGCCGGTCTACGGCCGGGGCGAGAACGTCCGCGACTGGCTGCATGTCGAGGACCATGCCCGCGCGCTCCACCGGGTGTTCGAGGCCGGCCGCATCGGCGAGAACTACAATATCGGCGGCGACTGCGAGCGCACCAACATCGCGGTCGTGCGCACCATCTGCGCGCTGCTGGACGAGATGGCTCCGGCCTCGCCCCATCGGCCGCACGAGAGCCTGATCGGCTTCGTCTCCGACCGGCCGGGCCACGACCTGCGCTACGCCATCGACGCCGCCAAGATCGAGCGCGAGCTGGGCTGGAAGCCGGTCGAGACGTTCGAGACCGGCATCCGCAAGACGGTCGAATGGTATCTGGCCAACCGCCCCTGGTGGCAGGCGATCCAGAGCGGCCAGTACCAGGGCGAGCGTCTGGGCCTGGGCGCGTGA